The Thalassophryne amazonica chromosome 6, fThaAma1.1, whole genome shotgun sequence genome includes a region encoding these proteins:
- the LOC117511445 gene encoding serine/threonine-protein kinase Nek2-like, translated as MRKILQQKLIQEVNLLREFDHPNIVQYFDHFIDQKNKKVYVVMEYCEGGDLDSIIRDCIRQRIFLPEEVILQVLVQLTSALQHCHRRPDGSIVLHQDLKPANIFLDHNFDVKLGDFGLANILPSRNDYIKTQTGTIFYMCPEKLNQTFYHEKSDIWSLGCLIYELCALKLPFCGRGERLISSINCGEFKRIPSQYSDELNSLIGDMLQVLDFLRPSVEDILSSSLLSAMVAQRKQGTGVFARQLPAPTPAADLRPREPQDVPPRAQKRRLEVEHHQPSKQRREGKCSLQKTKELIGNCLFITVAEGYISDVVDKLKSIVDDNGKYFRKLKQLRARVEDQENRSRRNNIRVIGLDEGLEKGGTMTDCVKKILTEGFGDTRR; from the exons ATGAGAAAAATTCTCCAACAGAAGCTCATCCAGGAAGTCAACCTCCTGAGGGAGTTCGACCACCCAAACATTGTGCAGTATTTTGATCACTTCATAGACCAGAAGAACAAAAAGGTCTATGTTGTGATGGAGTACTGTGAGGGTGGTGATCTGGACAGCATCATCAGGGACTGCATCAGGCAAAG GATTTTCCTCCCGGAGGAAGTCATTCTTCAGGTTTTGGTGCAACTCACCTCAGCACTGCAACACTGTCACAGACGCCCTGATGGCAGTATTGTTCTGCACCAGGACCTGAAGCCAGCTAACATTTTTCTTGACCACAACTTTGACGTTAAGCTGGGTGACTTTGGGCTGGCAAACATCCTCCCCAGTCGGAACGACTACATCAAGACGCAGACTGGGACTATTTTCTATATGTGTCCA GAAAAGCTGAACCAGACATTTTATCATGAAAAGTCAGACATCTGGTCCCTGGGATGTCTCATTTATGAGCTGTGTGCTTTGAA GCTTCCGTTTTGTGGCAGAGGAGAGCGTCTGATCAGCAGCATCAACTGTGGGGAGTTCAAAAGAATTCCATCCCAGTATTCAGATGAGCTGAACTCCCTAATCGGTGACATGCTGCAGGTTTTG GACTTTCTGAGGCCGTCCGTGGAAGACATCCTCAGCAGCAGCCTGCTCTCTGCCATGGTTGCTCAACGAAAGCAGGGAACTGGTGTCTTTGCTCGTCAGCTTCCTGCACCCACGCCAGCTGCAGACCTCAGGCCCAGGGAGCCACAAGATGTTCCACCAAGGGCACAGAAGCGGAGGCTAGAGGTTGAGCATCACCAACCAAGCAAGCAGAGGCGAGAAGGTAAGTGTTCTCTCCAAAAAACCAAGGAGCTTATTGGCAACTGTTTGTTC ATAACTGTAGCTGAGGGCTACATCTCAGACGTGGTAGATAAGTTGAAGAGTATAGTTGACGACAACGGTAAATACTTCAGAAAACTCAAACAACTCCGGGCCCGTGTCGAAGACCAGGAGAATAGAAGCCGCAGGAATAATATCCGGGTTATTGGGCTGGATGAAGGTTTGGAGAAAGGCGGTACTATGACTGACTGTGTGAAGAAAATACTGACTGAGGGCTTTGGAGATACACGGAGATGA